The proteins below are encoded in one region of Polynucleobacter sp. AP-Elch-400A-B2:
- the recG gene encoding ATP-dependent DNA helicase RecG, with product MTTKRPPTALEKMGLNSPMALALHLPSRYEDETELFTIEEALALGRFHSIQAQGVVIRNQVTFRPRRQLLVTIEDETASLQLRFLNFYPSQQKQMAVGSHIRVRGEIREGYQGAEIVHPTVRAVIPEAPLPASLTPVYPASAGISQTIIRKAVLKALQDASLKESLAEFLPSKLMTEILPKNDWPPLQDAITYLHQPPADANTQSLLERTHPAWRRVQFEELLAQQISLKRAHAIRRERRAPSFVKGQQASKTSKISKTKNSIEDGLLTVLPFELTGAQARVWSEIRSDLSNTFPMNRLLQGDVGSGKTVIAALAAARAMDHGYQAAIMAPTEILAEQHYLKMQEWFGPLGVKIAWLSGSLKAKEKRLAQEMIESGEAQLIIGTHALIQDKVSFAKLGLAVIDEQHRFGVRQRLEIQQRVGSELFYCHQLMMSATPIPRTLAMTYYADLDVSVIDELPPGRKPITTKVVKAARRDEVIGGLHDWLAKGLQAYWVCPLIEESEVLQLQTAVESFEQLTQALPNFKVGLVHGRLKSEEKAAVMAAFKANEIQLLVATTVIEVGVDVPNAALMVIEHAERFGYAQIHQLRGRVGRGSADSVCILMYAEPLSMAAKERLQTLRETSDGFVIAERDLSLRGPGELLGAKQSGDAMLRFVDLQRDAWLIELAQIAAERLLAEHGDLVERHLERWLGSRTEFLKA from the coding sequence ATGACGACTAAGCGACCGCCAACTGCACTCGAAAAGATGGGTTTAAACAGCCCTATGGCACTTGCCTTGCATCTGCCATCCCGCTACGAGGATGAGACAGAGCTCTTCACTATTGAGGAGGCCTTAGCTCTGGGAAGATTTCATTCGATTCAGGCTCAGGGCGTCGTGATTCGTAATCAGGTGACGTTTCGCCCCAGAAGACAGCTATTAGTCACGATTGAGGACGAAACTGCTTCACTGCAACTTCGCTTTCTCAATTTCTATCCTAGTCAGCAAAAACAAATGGCAGTAGGCAGTCATATCCGGGTGCGGGGTGAAATTCGAGAGGGCTATCAAGGTGCGGAGATAGTTCACCCTACTGTGCGTGCAGTTATTCCAGAAGCACCATTGCCGGCAAGTTTGACTCCGGTCTATCCAGCTAGCGCTGGAATCTCGCAAACCATTATTCGCAAGGCCGTGCTCAAAGCTCTCCAGGATGCTAGCCTCAAAGAAAGTTTGGCAGAATTTTTACCATCCAAACTCATGACAGAAATTCTGCCGAAAAATGATTGGCCACCGCTGCAAGATGCAATTACCTATTTGCACCAGCCGCCTGCTGATGCCAATACCCAATCACTTTTAGAGCGCACTCATCCCGCTTGGCGGCGTGTGCAGTTTGAGGAATTACTCGCTCAGCAGATTTCTTTAAAGCGGGCACATGCTATTCGGAGAGAAAGGCGTGCACCTAGTTTTGTGAAAGGGCAGCAGGCCAGTAAGACAAGCAAAATAAGCAAAACAAAAAACAGCATTGAAGATGGCTTACTGACAGTCTTGCCCTTTGAGCTGACAGGTGCTCAAGCTCGTGTCTGGTCAGAGATTAGGTCCGATTTATCAAATACCTTTCCAATGAATCGCTTATTGCAAGGCGATGTTGGTAGCGGCAAAACGGTGATTGCAGCATTGGCTGCTGCGCGTGCGATGGATCATGGTTATCAAGCTGCCATCATGGCGCCAACAGAGATTCTGGCGGAGCAACACTATCTCAAAATGCAGGAGTGGTTTGGGCCCTTAGGAGTAAAGATTGCTTGGCTCTCTGGTAGTTTGAAAGCAAAGGAAAAACGACTCGCACAAGAAATGATTGAGAGCGGTGAGGCTCAACTCATTATTGGTACACATGCACTCATTCAGGACAAGGTAAGTTTTGCGAAGTTGGGTTTAGCGGTCATTGATGAGCAACATCGATTTGGCGTAAGGCAGCGCTTAGAGATTCAGCAACGCGTTGGCTCGGAACTATTTTATTGTCACCAATTGATGATGTCGGCTACTCCCATCCCTCGAACACTAGCAATGACTTACTATGCAGATCTTGATGTTTCTGTCATTGATGAATTACCTCCCGGCCGCAAACCAATTACCACTAAGGTGGTGAAGGCAGCGCGCAGGGATGAGGTGATTGGTGGATTACATGATTGGTTGGCAAAGGGACTACAAGCCTATTGGGTTTGTCCTTTGATTGAAGAGTCTGAAGTCTTGCAATTGCAAACAGCGGTTGAGAGTTTTGAGCAACTGACACAAGCCTTACCTAACTTCAAAGTAGGCCTAGTTCACGGCCGTTTGAAGAGTGAGGAGAAGGCTGCAGTGATGGCAGCTTTCAAGGCTAATGAAATCCAACTATTGGTAGCGACAACCGTGATTGAAGTTGGTGTGGATGTGCCCAATGCGGCGCTGATGGTGATCGAGCACGCTGAACGTTTTGGCTATGCACAGATTCATCAGTTGCGGGGACGTGTTGGGCGCGGTTCGGCAGATTCAGTCTGTATCTTGATGTATGCGGAGCCACTATCCATGGCTGCTAAAGAGCGCTTACAGACCTTACGCGAAACGTCAGACGGATTCGTAATCGCAGAGCGCGACTTGTCGCTTCGTGGTCCAGGTGAATTGTTGGGCGCCAAACAATCTGGGGATGCAATGTTGCGATTTGTCGACCTGCAACGGGATGCCTGGCTGATTGAGCTGGCTCAGATAGCAGCAGAGCGTCTGCTAGCTGAGCATGGTGACTTAGTAGAAAGACATCTGGAGCGTTGGCTTGGCTCTCGCACTGAGTTTCTAAAAGCTTGA
- the queA gene encoding tRNA preQ1(34) S-adenosylmethionine ribosyltransferase-isomerase QueA gives MQLSDFNYDLPPELIAQHPLANRTDSRLLELNIEEGNVAQLIDRQFPDILKLIKPGDLLVFNDTKVIPARLHGKKETGGNVELLIERISGDKQAWVQVRASKVPKTGSIVHVHNQAGETFPAEMIGHDGRFYEVRFPENVFDLLERFGELPLPPYIEHQPDQEDASRYQTVVAKNPGAVAAPTAGLHFDEAILKQLSELGIKQATVTLHVGAGTFTPVREEDLSKHKMHYEWFSIPAETLAAIQATQQAGGRVIAVGTTSLRALESQAQTQRASGETNLFITPGYTFKTVDCLLTNFHLPKSTLLMLVSAFAGVDNIRNAYQHAIQNKYRFFSYGDAMFLSRLNSIIS, from the coding sequence ATGCAACTTTCCGACTTCAATTACGACCTCCCACCCGAACTGATTGCCCAGCACCCGCTAGCAAATAGAACGGATAGCCGCCTCTTAGAGCTCAATATAGAGGAGGGTAATGTCGCCCAATTGATTGATAGGCAGTTCCCAGACATCCTGAAGCTAATAAAACCAGGGGATTTACTAGTCTTTAATGACACCAAAGTCATTCCTGCTCGCCTACATGGCAAAAAAGAGACGGGCGGCAATGTAGAGCTCCTCATTGAACGCATCAGCGGAGATAAACAAGCCTGGGTACAAGTCAGAGCCTCCAAGGTTCCTAAGACCGGCAGCATTGTTCATGTACATAATCAGGCTGGCGAAACCTTCCCCGCTGAAATGATTGGCCATGACGGCCGATTCTATGAAGTACGCTTCCCCGAAAATGTATTTGATTTACTGGAGCGCTTCGGTGAATTGCCTCTGCCACCCTATATCGAGCACCAGCCAGATCAAGAAGATGCCAGTCGCTATCAAACTGTCGTCGCCAAGAACCCTGGTGCTGTAGCAGCTCCTACGGCAGGCTTGCACTTTGATGAAGCCATCCTTAAGCAGCTGAGTGAGCTCGGCATAAAACAGGCCACAGTCACTCTACATGTAGGCGCAGGTACTTTCACACCCGTTCGCGAAGAAGATCTTAGTAAACATAAGATGCATTACGAGTGGTTTTCAATTCCCGCGGAAACTCTTGCAGCAATTCAGGCTACCCAACAGGCAGGCGGCAGAGTCATTGCAGTAGGTACAACTAGCCTGCGCGCCCTAGAGAGTCAGGCACAAACCCAGCGGGCTAGCGGCGAAACGAATTTATTTATTACGCCTGGTTACACATTCAAAACCGTGGATTGCCTACTGACCAACTTTCATCTACCAAAATCAACCCTACTGATGTTGGTGAGCGCCTTTGCGGGTGTAGACAATATCCGCAATGCCTATCAACATGCCATTCAGAATAAATATCGCTTTTTTAGCTACGGCGATGCGATGTTCTTAAGCCGTCTTAACTCAATAATTTCATGA
- the tgt gene encoding tRNA guanosine(34) transglycosylase Tgt, which yields MTKPVHFNILARDSASPARLGQLDLPHGSVQTPIFMPVGTYGTVKAMTPRDLHEAKAQIILGNTFHLWLRPGLDVVKKHGGLHRFMGWDKPILTDSGGFQVFSLGALRKISEEGVTFASPINGDKLFMSPEVSMEIQAVLNSDIAMQFDECTPYEIKGQATSEKTARASLEMSLRWGDRSLKRFRELETGNGLFGIVQGGMFENLREFSLDAVSQQGFDGIAIGGLSVGEPKPEFERILNFTAPKLPEHMPHYLMGVGTPEDLMLGVSLGIDMFDCVMPTRNARNGWLFTRFGDLKLRNSGYKDDDRPVDPTCACYTCKNFTRSYLNHLQKANEILGSQLNTIHNLSYYLQLMEEVRESLAKDRFSAYREEFHRNRQRGVEPGQD from the coding sequence ATGACAAAACCCGTTCACTTTAATATTCTCGCGCGTGACTCCGCCAGCCCTGCACGCCTTGGTCAGCTTGACCTTCCTCACGGCAGTGTTCAAACACCAATCTTTATGCCGGTGGGAACTTACGGCACCGTGAAGGCGATGACCCCACGGGATCTGCATGAGGCTAAAGCCCAAATTATTTTGGGTAATACCTTTCATCTTTGGCTGCGACCTGGCTTAGATGTTGTGAAGAAGCATGGTGGCTTGCACCGCTTCATGGGCTGGGATAAGCCGATCCTCACTGACTCTGGCGGCTTTCAGGTCTTTAGCTTAGGAGCGCTCAGGAAAATTTCCGAGGAAGGCGTTACCTTTGCATCCCCGATCAATGGCGATAAATTATTTATGTCGCCAGAAGTATCAATGGAAATTCAGGCGGTCCTTAATAGCGATATCGCGATGCAGTTTGATGAATGCACTCCTTACGAAATCAAGGGGCAAGCAACCTCAGAAAAAACTGCGCGCGCCTCACTAGAGATGTCGCTGCGCTGGGGTGATCGTTCCTTAAAACGCTTTCGCGAGCTCGAGACCGGCAATGGCCTTTTTGGCATCGTCCAAGGCGGTATGTTTGAAAACCTCCGTGAATTCTCCCTAGATGCCGTAAGTCAGCAGGGCTTTGACGGAATTGCGATCGGCGGTCTCTCGGTTGGCGAACCCAAACCCGAGTTTGAGCGCATCCTCAATTTCACAGCCCCGAAGTTGCCAGAGCACATGCCCCATTACCTAATGGGAGTTGGAACACCGGAAGACTTGATGCTAGGCGTCAGCCTTGGCATTGATATGTTTGACTGTGTCATGCCAACTCGAAATGCCCGCAATGGCTGGCTCTTTACCCGCTTTGGTGACCTCAAGCTGCGTAATTCAGGGTACAAGGACGACGATCGCCCTGTCGACCCTACCTGTGCTTGCTACACCTGTAAAAACTTCACCAGATCGTACTTAAATCACCTCCAAAAGGCGAATGAGATCCTGGGGTCACAGCTCAATACCATCCACAATCTCTCGTATTACCTGCAGTTGATGGAAGAGGTTCGAGAATCTCTGGCTAAAGACCGTTTTAGCGCCTATCGCGAAGAATTTCATCGAAATCGTCAGCGCGGCGTAGAGCCCGGACAGGATTAA